One region of Bacteroidia bacterium genomic DNA includes:
- the gldE gene encoding gliding motility-associated protein GldE: MMLVESVLLQTTLYWLIIVALLVVSAIMSSFEVAFFGLSASEAVIFYEESLFSGKIIRTFKKKPQILLATILISNNLANIAIVIVTSFLLHNLETNVGWPIWVTKVLELLVISSTLLMFGEILPKVFASQRPRVVLRWLSPILRGFVVILYPITWALVRGTRFLDKPIIKEQRNISEEQLRQAIELTSDDESPEEEKELLKGLVSYGRITVRSIQRARVDVVALSKNLTTEQAIAVIKENGYSRYPVYESSVDHIIGILYAKDLLPLLAEKKPNDSNWNELIRTAYFIPESKKINILLEEFKAKMLHIAIVVDEFGGTTGIITLEDILEEIFGELNDEFDDDEFLYSKIADNQFIFDAKMSLSDVCRVLDIDISVFEEEREENGSLGGLILELYGRFPQKGEIINYKNFVFEVDSVSDKAIQHIKTTLQKETSERNTENSGNAHS; the protein is encoded by the coding sequence ATGATGTTGGTAGAGAGCGTCTTGCTACAAACAACATTGTATTGGCTCATCATTGTGGCTTTGCTAGTAGTTTCTGCAATAATGTCCAGTTTTGAAGTGGCTTTTTTCGGATTATCTGCTTCGGAAGCCGTTATATTTTACGAAGAATCTCTCTTCTCCGGAAAAATTATCCGAACATTTAAAAAAAAACCACAAATATTATTAGCAACTATACTGATATCCAATAACTTAGCGAATATAGCAATTGTTATTGTTACCAGCTTTTTACTTCATAATTTAGAAACCAACGTAGGCTGGCCTATCTGGGTAACGAAGGTTTTAGAATTGTTGGTTATATCATCTACGTTATTAATGTTTGGGGAAATTTTGCCCAAAGTATTTGCCTCTCAACGCCCTCGTGTGGTTTTACGTTGGCTTTCCCCAATTTTGAGAGGATTTGTAGTTATTCTGTATCCAATTACGTGGGCGCTGGTAAGAGGTACTCGGTTTTTAGATAAGCCGATTATTAAAGAGCAGCGAAATATCTCCGAGGAACAACTACGCCAAGCAATTGAACTGACCTCTGATGACGAATCTCCGGAAGAAGAAAAAGAGTTGCTAAAAGGTTTAGTTTCTTACGGGCGGATAACCGTGCGCTCTATCCAGCGGGCACGTGTAGATGTTGTAGCATTATCCAAAAATCTTACCACCGAACAAGCAATAGCAGTTATTAAAGAAAATGGCTATTCCAGATACCCCGTCTATGAATCCAGCGTAGATCACATTATCGGAATTTTATATGCCAAAGACCTGCTGCCATTATTAGCAGAAAAAAAACCCAACGACAGCAACTGGAACGAGCTAATACGCACTGCATACTTTATCCCCGAATCTAAAAAAATCAATATTTTATTAGAAGAATTTAAGGCTAAAATGCTGCACATCGCAATCGTAGTGGATGAATTTGGCGGAACTACCGGAATCATTACCTTAGAAGATATTTTAGAGGAAATCTTTGGGGAGCTTAATGACGAGTTTGATGATGACGAATTTTTGTATTCAAAAATAGCAGATAACCAATTTATTTTTGATGCCAAGATGAGTTTAAGCGATGTTTGCCGGGTTTTGGATATAGATATATCTGTTTTTGAGGAAGAACGCGAAGAAAATGGAAGCCTTGGCGGTTTAATATTGGAATTGTATGGGCGTTTTCCACAAAAAGGAGAGATTATCAACTACAAAAACTTTGTATTTGAAGTTGATAGCGTTTCTGATAAAGCTATTCAACACATCAAAACAACACTCCAAAAAGAAACTTCAGAAAGAAACACAGAAAATTCTGGAAACGCCCATTCTTAG
- a CDS encoding class I SAM-dependent methyltransferase, with amino-acid sequence MQIYTFTPEFWKDFELLDVGKGEKLESWGKMVIRRPEPQAVWDKLWTDEQWDKQTQISYKSKSAHAGIWLKKNNQLPDKWRINYQSKLLRLSFQLSLTAFKHIGLFPEQADNWEFIAETCQKIPHAKVLNLFAYTGGATLAAAQQGANVTHLDAIKQVVSWAKENAAINKIDNIRWIVDDALKFIKREISRGQKYHGILLDPPAFGHGTQGELWKLAEHINELMQLTAQLLLPPPHFVLLNVYSLGFSPIILSNLMNAHFAVNSENLKIGELYLPIRAAKPYSLPLGVVARYYQP; translated from the coding sequence ATGCAGATTTACACATTTACACCGGAGTTTTGGAAAGATTTTGAACTGTTAGATGTCGGCAAAGGAGAAAAATTAGAGAGCTGGGGTAAAATGGTCATTCGCCGGCCAGAGCCCCAAGCCGTCTGGGATAAATTATGGACTGATGAACAATGGGATAAACAAACCCAGATTTCCTATAAATCCAAATCTGCTCATGCCGGAATCTGGTTGAAAAAAAACAACCAATTACCGGATAAATGGCGAATTAACTACCAATCAAAACTCCTGCGTTTATCTTTTCAACTTAGCCTAACAGCATTTAAACACATAGGCTTATTTCCGGAACAGGCTGATAATTGGGAGTTTATAGCAGAAACTTGCCAAAAAATCCCCCATGCTAAGGTCTTGAATCTTTTTGCCTATACCGGCGGTGCAACCTTAGCTGCCGCCCAACAAGGAGCTAACGTAACCCACTTAGACGCAATCAAACAAGTCGTTTCTTGGGCAAAAGAAAACGCAGCGATTAATAAGATAGACAATATTCGTTGGATAGTTGATGACGCATTGAAGTTTATCAAACGAGAAATTTCTCGTGGGCAAAAATATCATGGGATTTTATTAGACCCGCCGGCCTTCGGGCACGGCACACAAGGAGAACTCTGGAAATTAGCAGAACATATTAACGAACTAATGCAATTAACGGCTCAGTTACTATTGCCACCGCCTCATTTTGTGCTGCTAAATGTTTATTCGCTGGGCTTTTCCCCTATAATTCTCTCTAATTTAATGAATGCTCATTTCGCCGTTAATTCGGAAAACCTAAAAATAGGAGAGTTATATTTACCGATTCGTGCAGCTAAACCTTATTCATTACCTTTGGGAGTAGTTGCTCGATACTATCAACCATAA
- a CDS encoding glycosyltransferase family 2 protein has protein sequence MIGNQKIVVVMPAYNAEQTLRQTYQEIPFNIVDEVILVDDASKDNTAALANSLGIKNVIIHQKNRGYGGNQKTCYQKALQVGGDIVVMLHPDYQYTPKLIEAMVFPIAHGLFPVMLGSRILGKGALRGGMPLHKYFFNRFLTFFQNLLMSQKLAEYHTGYRAFSREVILRCPLEENSEDFVFDNQMLAQIAYLGYTIGEVTCPTKYFPEASSINFKRSIVYGLGVMQTSCLYFLNKTKILKSAIFNFETGRKISLKPEQTA, from the coding sequence ATGATTGGCAATCAAAAAATTGTTGTGGTAATGCCGGCATATAATGCCGAACAAACTTTACGGCAGACTTATCAAGAAATTCCTTTTAATATTGTAGATGAAGTTATTTTGGTAGATGATGCAAGTAAAGATAATACAGCGGCGTTAGCTAATAGTTTAGGAATCAAAAACGTTATTATACATCAAAAAAACAGAGGTTACGGCGGAAATCAAAAGACTTGTTATCAAAAGGCTCTTCAAGTTGGGGGTGATATTGTTGTGATGTTACACCCTGATTATCAATATACACCTAAGCTTATTGAAGCGATGGTGTTTCCGATTGCACACGGCTTATTTCCGGTTATGTTGGGTTCCAGAATACTGGGCAAAGGAGCTTTACGGGGTGGGATGCCTTTACATAAATATTTTTTCAACCGGTTTTTGACGTTTTTTCAAAATTTACTAATGAGCCAGAAGTTAGCTGAATACCACACCGGCTATCGGGCTTTCTCCCGAGAAGTGATACTTCGCTGCCCATTAGAGGAAAACTCAGAAGACTTTGTATTTGATAATCAAATGTTAGCGCAAATTGCCTATTTGGGTTACACTATTGGAGAAGTTACCTGCCCCACAAAATATTTTCCGGAAGCATCTTCCATCAATTTTAAGAGAAGTATCGTTTATGGGCTTGGCGTTATGCAGACATCTTGCTTGTATTTTCTCAACAAGACAAAAATCTTGAAATCAGCTATCTTTAATTTTGAAACTGGCCGAAAAATCTCCCTAAAACCAGAGCAAACAGCCTAA